From the Macrobrachium nipponense isolate FS-2020 chromosome 17, ASM1510439v2, whole genome shotgun sequence genome, the window gtggtttggaagaagtgaatggcgatgtaactgaaagagtgtatgatggtcctcaaacaagatccagggaccTGCATCTGaacatccttgggtgttgcgaaaggcaatttagtgtggatgttgtgagtgtaaggagatgttgtcaaatgtaatgggggaggtaatatggaggagtaattttagtttatatttgacaacatctccaaaggttgtgtgagagagagagagagagagagagattggtggaagaatgaatgggagtggttagatggcggtcggaagcatgtctgttgtggcactctgtaggtagtcaatggaagtctgttacgagagttgtaaacagtgaggcgtctggtcaagtcagtgttggttttggcagcagttttcctttggtgtttcgttgtttgggtgttatttgatagattttggggttgtgaagttgttgtgcgtgtgtctgtctggttgtggtgaggttaagaaggttggtggtgcattttcggtgtctgttagtggtggttggggcagggttggttttggcgggttgttgtactgctgtaagtcgtgtggttgtcgtgttttttcaggcggttggtgttcatctgcatttagtcgttgggttattgagtttttgtggggttgtgggtcccgggtggttgatttgtgtttggttgtcggcggtggttgtgtgttggctagcctatagcctatatccagtggacgacagcacagcctagtcctaggtatcagaagccagcggtgagtacctgtttgtgttttttgttctgtatgtaggtattggggcaattgtcctgctgtgttttttagtgttaagtggaaagtgtgattgagggtgggtttgatagccagacaggttaagtttatgtggggaggttacttgtttttgtgatcccgccacagggtggccacgccccccagaatagtggagtctatatggggtcagggtggccacaccccccagacaagtggagtctatatggggtcggggtggccacgccccttttgggggttttgggggttgccccgcccctttttaggcctcacgtacgtacatgagccaatcaggaggggggaggggggtagccacgccccttgggggggcggggctagaaaagtggagtctatatggggtcttttcctcaaCTGACATAAAGGCCACTTATGACCCTGAGATGACAGCCCAACCTCCTCTTCAGTTCACTCTCCCTCCTCCCGCAACCCTACCATCAACCCCTCTTTTTGCTTCATCCACTCCCCCCATCCCCTTCCATCCTCAGATACCCGTGTCTTTCGCAGACCTTAAAACTTTGTCTCCCCTCCACCTCAACCTGCCATCGCCAGCTATGAGCGTGTTATCGGCAATCCCAGCACCAGCTCCAAGAAGGTATCCTGGTCCTTCTGTCATGAGCAGTTCTTTAATGCATTTTAcattttcacctcttctttcactACAGTTACTAATATCCCTTTCAGCCATGACATAACAGATAAGAAACATCAAGCATGTCTTCAAGGGTGTCCTGTCCATCGAAATGCCTTAATGAGTGCGCTCAGCGATAATAGTTCAAGCACCAACTGTGGATTATACCACAACCCTTCCATAACTGATGACAAGGAACTGGTGAAATTAATTCAATGAAATACTTGTGAAATTAACACTAAACTTGCTGTTTGTCAAAAATTTCCCTTAATGACTATGATATTACTCTTTTTGCAAGAAGCATTTTAATGTAAAACCTTTCTTTTACAGacgattgtttttgtttgtatggtgtttttacgttgcatggaaccagtggttattcagcaacgggaccaacggctttacgtgacttccgaaccacgttgagagtgaacttctatcaccagaaatacacatctcttacccctcagtgaaatgcccgagaatagaactcgcggccaccgaggtggcaggtcaagaccataccgatcacgccactgaggcgctcttttaTAGGCGATACTCGGCTCGGTTTAACTAACACAAGAGATCTCATGACTCTAATTAAATACACAATCCCTTCTTCCTTACTTCCAAAAATTGATTATGGACCAGAGGTAGAATCacagtatttatttataaaaataattcttgaGGGAATGACCCCGACCATTCACGATGTTTATGAAGCTCCCACAAAGTATTGGAAGCAGAGGCCCTTTTTGATGTGGCATCAAGGAGCAACACTATCGTTGCATGCTCATCCTCCTTCTATCAGGCCCAGACACCAGAAGACCAAACGAGACCCCACCTGTATTGCTGCTTGTTCCTGTTTCTAGGAGTCAAATTAAAGGAACAGCTGTGATGATCCATTTCATTTACAGAAAGTCCGGTTAGACCTAAGTCTTTGCTCCACTAATCTGCAAGATGATGCGACCTGGCAGTTGCAACCATTACTAATCAGTAGCCATTTTGTCTTGGGATCCACCTTACATCTACAGGGACGTCCACCCTCTCCTCATAGAACCATGAGCTTGTAAACTGAACCACCTTTGAAGCTTTATGATTAGGCTACATCGTCTATAGAATATATTAGTTATCCCACTTTCTATTTTTTGCAGGATTTTAGCAACAATGTAACAGCaattttgctgttttttaatttaatcattcCCATGCCCCAGTTGAAATTCTGTtttgttgcataaaaaaaaagcactatTTTGGCTGAGACCAACTACAAGAGAATTCTTTGTAATttggttggtctgtcttatggaGCCCCGGGAGCCCCATGAGagtgtaactcctttgaggaccaACAGAGTTACACTCCAAAAATAAACAGTATGTGTATGTAAAATGCATTGTTTCGTATTTCCCTGGGGTAGGTCGTGTCCATGTGATTTCAAGCATAATCACAGCAGTTCGGGATTGAAAGTCCTTTTGGATAATCAATACAGCCTCTGCAATTCTAATGTTTTATtgtacatgtattttttttcttgcttaaaATTAACATGACTGGGTTCAGCAGACTTAATTAACTAAACTTCAGACTATAATTGTCAGATGTGCACAGAACAGAATTTCTTCCCTTGGCAAAGATACAGAAAATTATGTAATCTCCGTATGCATACAACACAACTTACATTTACTTGGAAATTTCACCAAAACATCAAATTCTtcaaaacagaaatatatttagAGCTAACCACTATATAGTCAATTCTGAAATATAGGTATAATAAGTAGAATAATCTTAGTTTATTTCCAGAAATGAAAAACAAGGTTGaacacatttatataattttctgctGTTAtgttcaaatgaaatagaaaatgaaacacGTAACACAAACTAATCAGATGTATTCACCCATGGAAATGAATGtaattatatttctaatatactatattttaacTTTGACTGTGATATGGCATTGATCCAGAATATTGCTTACTAACTGATCAGCCAATTCAGTGGAAATGGCTACAAATAATTTCACATTCATCATAGCCGATAacgttaaaaattaaattaatacaaaaaaaactgtTAACCATTTAGTAATTTGTGCTTCAATACAATGCGGgactatttatattcctgtagtACAACGGTGAAAATCCACACATTAAAATCCATGAAAATTTTGGTAAATCAATATGCCATTAATGGCGCAAAATGTACGTACTGTACTTAGAAATTCAGGAAAACTACTACTATGTATATCCAAATTTGATAGGTCATCTCCTCCTCCCAAATATCATATTAGCTTTCACAACTTTTGGCACATGTCTTATTGTTAAAGAAATCCTAGTGTCCCTAACTAAAACATCACCGATATTTGACGAACACAGCTCTATATTAAAGATATCTCCTGATAAGACATCTTCCGCAACTTGACTAATGCCATGCAAATATGATGTGTACATGTCTTCTTGTAGAATTAGGAGACTTCTCGGTTCTAACAGGAGTGAACCAATGTGTCGGTCTGACAGGGACTGAGAACTGTCATCTTTTTCATCATCAGGTTTTACTGGTCTGTAGAATTCTAACATAGAGTGACTTCCAACATTTACAGTGGTTATGGTAGGGTAGAATAAAGGACCGTCTTCATGGGGCTGGAAcagatgatatattttcattattataatcatcaatAACTTgctaacattatcattattaaagttATTATGATAAAGTCCACACATTTAGGACTGATATCCAATAAATCCTTTTAACATTAGGTATGAAAATCCACCATTTAAAACGGACCAGGAGTTATAATTTTCAATgttgtaaaaacaaaattactttatcACTAAAatgggttattttatttttaaaacaaattaattaataaatgtaaaacaatgCCTAATTCATTCGTACACTTCAGTTCAATGAAGATCATATGTACACTCATTAAAAGAAGCCCTTGCTACTCTAAGTGCATTTGAGGGTTACACTAAGCTCCAGTGGAACAACAAAAATGACGCTGCCTAAACTTCCACAGATATGTCTTCAAAACTCTTTTCTGATCTAGACATACTGTAGTTATCATAATATAGTTTCTAAGGTCGATGTCATTTACTTGATGAAAAGCATTGGCACCTTAAATGCAGttgaaagttataaaaaaaatctctttgtaTTTTAGGTTATCAATGGCAAGCTGAGATTTTATTCTAACATGTTTTTACGACATTTTTGCTCAACAATAACGACGAGCATATTTTAGAGTTGGtgagagcaagacaataaaaGTTTGTTGCATTTGCTTGTCCTCGTCCATGTTGAATGGTCAAAAAGCTGattttacaaaaatgaaatcTAATACATTTCACTTCATGTTGTACTAGATCATTTCTTTGTCATCAATGAtaaatatttaattcaatatGAATTAGTCTTTCATATGTGACAAAACAATTTCCAGGTATTCACAAGAAATTCCGTTCATAGACAAAGTTTGCAATAGTATAATGGTCAAAATCTTCTAGGTTTTTTAAAGATGGCAACACATTCTACAAAATTTGGTACAGTAATGCCGTTCACAACTGCACTTGGAACTCAATTATTGCAGTATATATGTGAAGAAGCTCCTTTTCAAACATATGAACTGTATTATTAGTTTTAAAGTTTGATCACTTTTAAGTTGATAGACCGACCAAGTACTGTACTTCCTGTCATAATAAGTGAATTAAAAAGAATATCAAGATAACCCAAAAAGCGCAACTACATGAGGGAAGTCAGACAGATACCTCAGCTGATCACCTATATACGAGTCACACTTTTCTGGCTAAAAAGTGTTTCATTCTCTGAAGGAGCTGCCGCGAAAAACACATGGCTTAAATAGGAGACATCACAGTACAGTGGCAAATGTAAtgctataaatatgaaatatgagtAGTAGAATGATGAATTAAAACATTCCATAAATAATTATACTCTAGATTTTCACAAATGAAGGTAACAAAATTTTGAAGGAGGGTTTCTACTTgttatgaaacaaaatttacttcaagagaatatcttaaaaatgtaaatcaaaaatAACATGGCACTTGAACAAATCAGCGAAGAATCATGCAAACAGACATTCTTTATTAGTTCCTCTGCATAATACTTCTTCAGTgctatacatattattttaccaCTTCACACTTAcatgaacaaaaaataagaatCTATACATTACCATAATACCCTGGCCAGGGAGATATTCATTCACAAGTACATGATTAGGTTTGTGTTTTCCAAAGACATTCAGTGATGATATCTTGTCCATCTGTTCTTGTAGCCACTACAAAAGATaaagtatttctatatattatatattatatatatatatatatatatatatatatatatatatatatatatatatatatatatatatcatacatatatatatatatattaatatatatatatatgtgtgtgtgtgtgtgtgtgtgtacatagataCAAGTAGTATATATCTttctatttacatatatctatttggacccttgtattaGTAGAATGTTTAAGAattaccttaaagataaaatcaccgacttaattggaaattaattactttatagatattttctacgtatctgtatgtttaatatattttttgtgtgaaaatgttACCTTacaaaaatctttattatttaacAAAATGAGATTTACTGATtatacttcaataaaaaaaaatttcggtgGTCAGTCACCTCCTGTCTCTGCTTAAGAGCATTCGGGCTTAGtcctttgtaaacctcttaaattgtacccctgttttcggttggtctactaattcttcagctgtgttggattccaggtccATATTTCATTTATAATCCACATTGGTCATTTATAGGAGATTTCTTTATAaacgtattttcatatttatatcagtctgcatactaaaggacgagaagtcaAAAGTCCTTACACTGGTACtccaatgtttcactttcctccgtagattttgtctttatttatatattcatcacattccatatatatatatatatatatatatatatatatatatatattatatatatatatatcatatatatatatatcatatatatatatcatatatatatatatatatatatatatatatatatacatatatatatatatatatatatatatatatatatatattatatatatatatatatatatatatatatatatatatatatatatatatatagatatatatatatatatatatatatatatataagtgtatatatatatatatatatatatatatatatatacgtgtgtgtatatatgtatttatatttatatatatatatatatatataaaaacatatatatacttcaataatttatttatatgtatatatatatacgtttgtaagtaaatatatgcatacgtctatatacatatattcagatataacacacatatatatatatatactttataattaattattaccaCATTGTCGTCTTATCTACTCGAATTCCTTGTGTTTTTATGATATCCAGTAGCAGGGAACGAACCCACAAtgttgtagttatatatattatatctatatataaacagtatacatttacaatttttatacaAAGGGATACCAAATTAATGATGACGTTGGTTAgtaattctagatatatatacatatcataatatatatattatatatatatatatagatatatattatataatatatctactatatataatatatatatatatttatatataataacatatataatatatatcatatataattatatatatccaatatatatataaatagatatatatatatacagtagtacctcgagatacgaaattaatccgttccgaggtgcctttcgtatcatgaggttttcgtatcttggaccacattttacatgtaaaatgactaatcagttccaagccctccaaaaacaccccagtaaatttcataa encodes:
- the LOC135196203 gene encoding alpha-ketoglutarate-dependent dioxygenase alkB homolog 6-like isoform X2, which gives rise to MDLTEYKICKAPDCAYYIPNFITEEEEKQLLGNIYSSPKPKWKELSHRRLQNWGGLPHPKGMVAEDIPLPHEDGPLFYPTITTVNVGSHSMLEFYRPVKPDDEKDDSSQSLSDRHIGSLLLEPRSLLILQEDMYTSYLHGISQVAEDVLSGDIFNIELCSSNIGDVLVRDTRISLTIRHVPKVVKANMIFGRRR
- the LOC135196203 gene encoding alpha-ketoglutarate-dependent dioxygenase alkB homolog 6-like isoform X1, which produces MDLTEYKICKAPDCAYYIPNFITEEEEKQLLGNIYSSPKPKWKELSHRRLQNWGGLPHPKGMVAEDIPLWLQEQMDKISSLNVFGKHKPNHVLVNEYLPGQGIMPHEDGPLFYPTITTVNVGSHSMLEFYRPVKPDDEKDDSSQSLSDRHIGSLLLEPRSLLILQEDMYTSYLHGISQVAEDVLSGDIFNIELCSSNIGDVLVRDTRISLTIRHVPKVVKANMIFGRRR